Proteins encoded together in one Anaerotignum propionicum DSM 1682 window:
- the rpe gene encoding ribulose-phosphate 3-epimerase, producing the protein MAIYLSPSMLSIDFAKIGEQLAIIEQAGTPYIHLDVMDGVFVPNISFGIPVIKGIRKASNMVFDAHLMIVEPEKYVEEFRKAGADIINFHMEATEDPKKVIDLIHSTGAKAGITIKPNTPVEAVKPYLADLEMVLVMTVEPGFGGQKFMENQVPKICQLALWKEEMNLGYDIQVDGGITQDNVRIVLDAGANVIVAGSAVFGKEDIAKAAKDFFEIFKEYE; encoded by the coding sequence ATGGCAATTTATCTTTCTCCATCAATGCTTTCCATCGATTTTGCAAAAATCGGGGAGCAGTTGGCTATCATTGAGCAGGCGGGCACTCCTTATATTCATTTGGATGTAATGGATGGTGTTTTCGTACCCAATATTTCTTTTGGGATTCCTGTGATCAAAGGAATTCGCAAGGCAAGCAACATGGTTTTTGACGCCCATTTAATGATTGTAGAGCCTGAAAAATATGTTGAAGAGTTTCGCAAAGCCGGCGCGGATATTATAAACTTCCACATGGAAGCTACGGAAGACCCCAAGAAGGTGATTGATTTAATTCACAGCACAGGGGCAAAGGCGGGCATTACCATTAAGCCCAATACACCTGTGGAAGCAGTGAAGCCATATTTAGCTGATTTGGAAATGGTTTTGGTTATGACGGTGGAACCAGGCTTTGGTGGGCAGAAATTTATGGAGAATCAGGTTCCAAAAATTTGTCAATTGGCTCTTTGGAAAGAAGAGATGAATCTGGGGTATGATATTCAGGTTGATGGTGGCATTACCCAAGATAATGTTAGAATTGTTTTAGATGCAGGAGCAAATGTTATTGTAGCAGGCTCCGCAGTATTTGGAAAAGAGGATATTGCCAAGGCTGCCAAAGATTTTTTTGAAATTTTTAAGGAGTATGAGTAG
- the rsgA gene encoding ribosome small subunit-dependent GTPase A translates to MLEGVIVKGIGGFYYIDTKRGVFETRARGIFRKEGIRPTVGDHVKISVLDEENKKGSLDEILPRRTELIRPRVSNVDQAVIVFAAKSPDMNLDLLDRFLLLAEEQELDIVIVLNKIDKDNNQDYEEAATLYRQAGYLVICASAELGSGVEDLKAALENRISVFAGPSGVGKSSLINAAFPGLELNTGELSKKIQRGRHTTRHAELIRITENSYIVDSPGFTSLFLNHIPSEKLQYYFKEFEPFVHGCYYNGCMHINEPDCAVKAQIGKAIHPMRYQRYVNIVQELKKEEERKK, encoded by the coding sequence ATGCTTGAAGGCGTAATTGTAAAAGGAATCGGTGGGTTTTATTATATAGATACCAAAAGAGGCGTTTTTGAAACCCGTGCAAGGGGGATTTTCAGAAAAGAGGGCATTCGACCAACGGTTGGTGACCATGTGAAAATTTCCGTTTTGGATGAAGAAAACAAAAAAGGAAGCTTGGATGAAATACTGCCAAGAAGAACTGAACTAATTCGCCCTAGAGTGAGCAATGTTGATCAAGCGGTTATTGTTTTTGCGGCAAAAAGTCCTGATATGAACTTGGATTTATTGGATCGGTTCTTGCTCCTTGCAGAGGAGCAGGAGTTGGATATTGTCATCGTGTTGAATAAAATTGACAAGGATAACAATCAGGATTATGAAGAAGCTGCAACATTATACAGACAGGCAGGATATTTGGTGATATGCGCCAGCGCAGAGCTTGGCAGTGGCGTGGAAGATTTGAAAGCGGCCTTGGAAAATAGAATTTCCGTTTTTGCCGGACCTTCAGGCGTGGGAAAAAGCAGCTTAATTAATGCGGCGTTTCCTGGGTTAGAATTAAATACCGGGGAGCTCAGCAAGAAGATACAACGAGGACGCCACACCACCAGACATGCAGAGCTGATACGAATAACGGAGAACAGCTATATTGTGGATTCCCCTGGATTTACCTCCCTGTTTTTAAATCATATTCCTTCGGAAAAATTGCAATACTATTTCAAAGAGTTTGAACCGTTTGTCCATGGATGCTATTATAATGGATGTATGCATATAAACGAGCCGGATTGTGCTGTAAAAGCACAAATCGGCAAGGCAATTCATCCTATGCGCTACCAACGGTATGTAAATATAGTTCAAGAACTGAAAAAGGAAGAGGAAAGGAAGAAATAA
- a CDS encoding protein kinase domain-containing protein, producing MLLNPGTILGDRYEIIEKIGSGGMAMVYRGKDKKLDRYVTVKVLREEFIGDDEFIERFRSEACSAARLSHPNIVRVYDVGEDGETNYIVMEYIHGDTLKQAIRQKAPFDSRSTLNVSIQIASALAQAHKAHIIHRDIKPQNILVGTDGVIKVTDFGIARAATVSTMTTTANAAGSVHYFSPEQARGGYVDEKSDIYSLGITMFEMITGVLPFHGHNSVSIALKHISEELPDIRQYNPNCTPAIEGIIKKATMKKADERYATVELMLADLLKARTDTAGGFLHTEAPVKKEVEAAVTAATLAGTAGGSTHGVRRSRRAEVAAELREQQTLEEKTQDIASSEAVSTSEEKEDLEATKSADPKEVEFIRLNRNTFSEKIEEVEAQAEREPMVSFEKYGKKLRLSKEDDYENEYVEAEPVKTSKRPNKMRRNPRKEGDYGNEHDRKAEKKVIIAAIVTALVIIGVISVLGMKLLSGGLIASEKNIEVPAFVGVPLSDAQAAAKQMGLELVEEGQDYSSYYDEGYIIYQSVQEGTMASSGTKIGIKTSLGLTSQDMPSLVGEEEKTATSKIVSLVGTTPRIEYVFDKDKEVGIVLDQNPNVGTSINAKTTIILKVSKGDENQSVSVPSVMGLSEEQAKKDLTAVGLTVGSVSYAESQTVDKGKVMTQTLSAGQEVPSGSIVNLVISSGKAVENEPSQNGNNGNINNGNTNNGNPNHGGNNNGSGEATTGTKSFTISAPSGADGDLYVRVVKNDADGLFPAVDETRNSTQFPYTVSLTGRGSGTVSCYIDDELQWTQNVNFSE from the coding sequence ATGTTGTTAAATCCCGGAACTATCCTTGGGGATAGATATGAGATTATAGAGAAGATTGGCTCCGGTGGCATGGCTATGGTATATCGGGGCAAGGATAAGAAACTGGATAGATATGTTACAGTTAAGGTTTTGCGTGAGGAGTTTATCGGGGACGATGAATTTATTGAGAGGTTTCGTTCCGAAGCTTGCTCGGCGGCAAGGCTTTCCCATCCCAACATTGTGCGTGTTTATGATGTTGGAGAGGATGGTGAAACAAATTATATTGTAATGGAATATATTCATGGGGACACTTTGAAGCAGGCAATTCGCCAAAAGGCACCTTTTGATTCCCGTTCTACCCTAAATGTGTCCATTCAGATTGCTTCTGCATTGGCTCAGGCCCATAAAGCTCACATCATACATAGGGATATCAAGCCACAGAATATTTTGGTGGGAACGGATGGTGTGATTAAGGTTACGGACTTTGGTATTGCCAGAGCTGCCACAGTTTCTACCATGACTACTACAGCCAATGCGGCAGGGTCTGTACATTATTTCTCTCCTGAGCAGGCAAGGGGCGGTTATGTGGATGAAAAGAGTGACATTTACTCTTTGGGTATTACCATGTTTGAAATGATTACGGGTGTTTTGCCCTTTCACGGACATAATTCCGTTTCCATTGCCCTAAAGCATATCAGCGAGGAACTGCCTGATATTCGTCAATATAACCCCAATTGTACCCCGGCGATTGAGGGCATTATAAAAAAGGCAACAATGAAAAAGGCGGATGAAAGGTATGCTACCGTTGAGCTGATGCTGGCAGATTTGCTGAAAGCAAGGACCGATACGGCAGGTGGATTTTTACATACAGAGGCACCTGTGAAAAAAGAGGTTGAGGCGGCGGTTACAGCGGCAACTTTAGCAGGAACTGCAGGTGGAAGTACCCATGGTGTGCGTCGTTCTAGAAGAGCAGAGGTGGCTGCTGAGCTAAGAGAGCAGCAAACTTTAGAAGAAAAAACGCAGGATATAGCTTCTTCTGAAGCTGTATCAACATCTGAAGAAAAAGAGGATTTAGAGGCAACAAAATCAGCTGATCCAAAAGAAGTTGAATTTATCAGACTGAATAGAAATACTTTTTCAGAGAAAATAGAGGAAGTGGAAGCACAGGCTGAAAGAGAACCTATGGTAAGCTTTGAAAAATATGGTAAGAAGCTGCGCTTATCAAAAGAAGACGATTACGAAAATGAATATGTGGAGGCAGAGCCTGTGAAAACAAGTAAAAGGCCCAATAAAATGCGTAGAAACCCCAGAAAAGAAGGGGATTATGGAAATGAGCATGATCGTAAAGCAGAGAAGAAAGTAATCATCGCTGCAATTGTTACGGCTTTGGTAATTATCGGTGTAATCTCCGTTTTAGGGATGAAGCTTTTAAGTGGTGGATTGATTGCATCAGAAAAGAATATTGAAGTTCCCGCCTTCGTAGGTGTGCCTCTAAGCGATGCCCAAGCAGCAGCAAAACAAATGGGCTTAGAGTTGGTGGAGGAAGGACAAGATTACAGCAGCTATTATGATGAAGGTTATATTATTTATCAGTCTGTTCAGGAGGGCACAATGGCTTCCTCCGGCACAAAGATTGGCATTAAAACCAGCCTTGGATTGACTTCTCAGGATATGCCTTCTTTGGTTGGTGAAGAAGAAAAAACAGCTACCAGTAAAATTGTCTCACTTGTAGGGACAACACCTAGAATAGAGTATGTTTTTGACAAGGATAAAGAAGTTGGAATTGTTTTAGATCAAAATCCCAATGTAGGCACAAGCATTAATGCAAAGACTACGATTATTTTAAAGGTTAGTAAAGGTGATGAAAATCAGAGTGTTTCTGTGCCAAGTGTGATGGGGCTTTCTGAAGAGCAGGCGAAAAAAGATTTGACGGCAGTGGGATTAACGGTTGGTAGTGTGTCTTATGCGGAAAGTCAAACTGTGGATAAGGGTAAAGTTATGACCCAAACATTAAGCGCAGGGCAAGAGGTGCCCAGTGGAAGCATTGTGAATTTGGTGATCAGCTCCGGCAAGGCAGTGGAGAATGAGCCTTCACAAAATGGAAATAATGGAAATATCAACAATGGAAATACAAATAACGGCAATCCAAACCACGGTGGAAACAACAATGGTAGTGGGGAAGCCACTACAGGAACCAAGTCCTTTACCATCAGTGCACCCAGTGGTGCGGATGGGGATTTATATGTTCGTGTTGTAAAAAATGATGCGGACGGTCTTTTCCCTGCGGTGGATGAGACAAGGAATTCAACACAGTTCCCTTATACGGTTTCCTTAACAGGTAGGGGCAGTGGCACAGTAAGCTGTTATATTGATGATGAATTGCAATGGACACAAAATGTGAATTTTTCAGAATAA
- a CDS encoding GNAT family N-acetyltransferase, with product MIRKAMEKDLDEVEAIYHEVLDFEAANGSYTNWQKGLYPTKGDAEKALKEGTLFVGQDESGRLYGSIILNHIQPKEYTNIAWKISAENDDVLVIHTLCIRPNSSGKGYGREFVAFAEEYARMRWCKVIRLDTYEGNQPAIHLYSHLGYELAGKCLFHFQNVIWETLVCMEKRIHG from the coding sequence TTGATTCGTAAAGCAATGGAGAAGGACTTGGATGAGGTTGAAGCAATCTATCACGAAGTTTTGGATTTTGAAGCGGCAAACGGCAGTTATACCAATTGGCAGAAAGGGCTTTATCCAACAAAAGGGGATGCTGAAAAAGCGCTGAAGGAAGGCACGCTTTTTGTTGGTCAGGATGAATCGGGACGATTGTATGGAAGTATTATTTTGAACCATATTCAACCCAAGGAATATACTAATATTGCTTGGAAGATTTCTGCTGAGAATGACGATGTTTTGGTTATTCATACCCTTTGCATCAGACCGAATTCCAGTGGAAAGGGTTATGGTAGAGAGTTTGTTGCATTTGCTGAGGAGTATGCACGTATGAGATGGTGTAAAGTCATAAGACTTGATACATATGAGGGGAACCAACCTGCCATTCATTTATATTCCCATTTGGGATATGAGTTGGCGGGAAAGTGTCTTTTTCATTTTCAGAATGTAATATGGGAGACTTTGGTTTGCATGGAGAAGCGCATCCATGGATAG
- a CDS encoding Stp1/IreP family PP2C-type Ser/Thr phosphatase has translation MKAIGISDIGKCRKNNEDALYVPLPEDEIQNLFIVADGMGGCNAGEVASQYAIDSFLNYIKKERDSHGEEDIPDLLAEAMAASNRAVYDKSNSKREFAEMGTTMVAAAVQDGKIFVAYVGDSRAYLFRKKELSPLTTDHSYVMELVRLGSITKEEAASHPKRNIITRAVGIKETVETDAIVENALRGDILLLCTDGLSGMVSDKEMAEVIGKRITLEKKAQKLVEMANERGGYDNISLILVDVGGKN, from the coding sequence TTGAAAGCAATAGGTATCAGTGATATTGGTAAATGCAGAAAGAATAATGAGGATGCCCTTTATGTTCCGTTGCCGGAGGATGAAATACAAAATCTGTTTATAGTTGCAGACGGCATGGGGGGCTGCAATGCCGGAGAAGTGGCCAGTCAATATGCCATTGATTCCTTTTTGAATTATATCAAAAAGGAGAGAGATTCCCACGGCGAGGAAGATATACCTGATTTATTGGCAGAAGCCATGGCAGCATCTAACCGGGCTGTTTATGATAAATCCAATTCTAAGCGTGAATTTGCAGAGATGGGTACAACTATGGTTGCTGCAGCTGTTCAGGATGGGAAAATTTTTGTTGCATATGTTGGGGACAGCCGTGCGTATTTATTTCGTAAAAAAGAGCTGAGTCCCCTTACCACAGATCATTCCTATGTTATGGAATTGGTTCGACTGGGCTCCATCACAAAGGAAGAGGCGGCAAGTCATCCCAAAAGAAATATTATTACCCGTGCTGTGGGGATCAAAGAAACCGTTGAAACAGATGCAATTGTGGAGAATGCACTGAGGGGAGATATTTTACTCCTATGTACAGATGGACTTTCCGGTATGGTATCAGATAAGGAAATGGCAGAAGTGATAGGAAAGCGGATTACCTTAGAAAAAAAGGCGCAGAAATTGGTTGAAATGGCCAATGAACGAGGCGGATATGATAATATTTCCTTGATTTTGGTTGATGTAGGAGGTAAGAACTAA
- a CDS encoding YjjG family noncanonical pyrimidine nucleotidase has product MKKKFLLFDIDHTLMDFSATEKKGLKKCFDSFGIPFTEEIFSWYLSHNRILWAQYECGKIPRDIIFQNRFTDTFSEFSIKADGNLMEKAYRQALSEGIDLIEDALDVVKKLHKTHELYVVTNGLAATQEKRLIDSGLAPYFKAIFVSEVIGLQKPMVEYFQYCFERIPNFQKEEAIIIGDSLSSDIQGGMRAGIESCWFNPNGVTNETEFQPTYEIQCLTELLPLFEIF; this is encoded by the coding sequence ATGAAAAAAAAATTTTTATTATTCGATATTGATCACACCCTAATGGATTTTTCAGCAACAGAAAAAAAAGGTCTCAAAAAATGTTTCGATTCTTTTGGTATACCTTTTACCGAGGAAATTTTCTCTTGGTACCTTTCCCATAACCGTATACTTTGGGCACAATATGAATGTGGTAAAATTCCCCGTGATATTATCTTTCAAAACCGCTTCACCGATACCTTTTCGGAATTTTCTATCAAGGCAGACGGAAATTTGATGGAAAAAGCATACCGCCAAGCACTCTCTGAAGGCATTGACTTGATTGAGGATGCACTGGACGTAGTCAAAAAACTGCATAAAACCCATGAACTATATGTTGTAACAAACGGCCTTGCCGCTACCCAGGAAAAACGCCTAATTGACAGTGGCCTTGCCCCTTACTTTAAGGCAATCTTTGTTTCAGAAGTTATCGGACTTCAAAAACCAATGGTTGAGTACTTTCAATATTGCTTTGAGCGTATTCCAAATTTTCAAAAAGAAGAGGCTATCATTATCGGAGATTCCTTATCGTCCGATATTCAGGGTGGCATGCGCGCCGGCATAGAAAGCTGTTGGTTTAACCCAAACGGGGTAACAAATGAAACCGAATTTCAACCTACCTATGAAATTCAATGTCTAACAGAACTGTTGCCACTTTTTGAAATCTTTTAA
- a CDS encoding thiamine diphosphokinase: MKAVIFAGAKISNYAFCKEYLEGAHVLICCDGGLHHTKALGLMPDYIVGDFDSVSQEVLDYYKEKGIPIRQFPARKDETDMQLGIALALEKGATDLILLGGLGSRFDHSLANAHLLLGLLKKGIRARLVDENNSVELVNRPITIHGKIGDLVSTIPLSMMVKGITLTGFEYPLINRDLALDDDMVAVSNVLAKEEATIDFTEGYLYVIRSKD, encoded by the coding sequence ATGAAGGCAGTCATTTTTGCAGGGGCAAAAATATCAAACTATGCATTTTGCAAAGAATATTTAGAAGGTGCCCATGTTCTTATCTGCTGTGATGGCGGTTTGCATCATACTAAGGCGTTGGGTTTAATGCCCGATTATATTGTTGGGGACTTTGACTCGGTGAGCCAAGAAGTTTTGGACTATTATAAAGAAAAAGGCATACCTATTCGTCAGTTTCCTGCCAGAAAAGATGAAACAGACATGCAATTGGGCATTGCATTGGCCTTGGAAAAGGGCGCTACAGATTTAATATTACTGGGAGGACTTGGTTCCCGATTTGATCATTCCCTTGCCAATGCTCATTTGCTTTTGGGACTTTTGAAAAAAGGAATACGTGCAAGATTGGTGGATGAAAATAACAGTGTTGAGCTAGTGAATAGACCTATTACAATACATGGAAAAATTGGGGACTTGGTGTCTACCATCCCCCTATCTATGATGGTTAAGGGGATTACCCTTACGGGATTTGAATATCCCTTAATAAACAGGGATTTGGCATTAGATGACGATATGGTTGCGGTGAGCAATGTTTTGGCAAAGGAAGAGGCAACAATTGATTTTACCGAAGGATATCTTTATGTAATTCGTTCCAAGGATTGA
- a CDS encoding ribonuclease Z, with amino-acid sequence MLDICLLGTGGMMPMPGRFLTAMLARINGRLLLIDCGEGTQVTMKMQGWGFKSIDVICITHFHADHISGLPGLLLTIGNAGRTEPLTIIGPQGLAYIVEGLCRICPELPFPLTYIEIGKDTPNPIQVGNFMISHCLADHMVKCYAYRVDLQRRGKFDVKKAEGLGIPKTLWGSLQKEGFLEFEGKTYTSDMVLGNPRAGIGVAYCTDSRPVDRLRNFIRGVQLFICEGMYGEDEKIHKAKENKHMLFSEAAQLAKDGEAEALWLTHFSPSLNEPELFLEVAQNIFPNTVLGVERMSTTILFPKDDLEDKKHEK; translated from the coding sequence ATGCTTGATATTTGTTTGCTGGGAACAGGCGGAATGATGCCCATGCCCGGACGATTTTTAACGGCGATGCTGGCCAGAATCAACGGGCGGCTTTTGCTGATTGACTGTGGCGAGGGCACGCAGGTGACCATGAAGATGCAAGGATGGGGCTTTAAATCCATTGATGTGATTTGCATCACCCATTTCCATGCGGATCATATCTCAGGCCTACCGGGGCTTTTGCTAACCATTGGCAATGCGGGAAGGACGGAACCCCTTACGATAATTGGGCCACAAGGACTTGCTTATATTGTGGAAGGGCTTTGCAGGATATGTCCGGAATTGCCTTTTCCACTAACATATATTGAAATTGGAAAGGATACGCCAAATCCTATTCAGGTGGGCAATTTTATGATTTCCCACTGTTTGGCAGATCATATGGTGAAATGCTATGCTTATCGTGTAGACTTGCAGCGCAGAGGAAAGTTTGATGTAAAGAAAGCAGAAGGATTGGGTATTCCAAAAACGTTATGGGGCAGTTTACAAAAGGAAGGTTTCTTAGAGTTTGAAGGGAAGACATATACCTCCGACATGGTACTAGGGAATCCAAGAGCGGGAATAGGTGTAGCCTATTGTACGGACAGCAGACCTGTAGACAGATTACGCAACTTTATTCGAGGTGTTCAGCTTTTTATTTGCGAAGGTATGTATGGCGAGGATGAAAAAATACACAAAGCAAAAGAAAATAAGCATATGCTGTTTTCTGAGGCGGCACAGCTAGCCAAGGATGGCGAAGCAGAAGCTCTTTGGCTGACCCACTTCAGCCCATCTCTTAATGAGCCGGAACTGTTTTTAGAGGTAGCTCAGAATATTTTCCCTAATACGGTTTTGGGGGTGGAAAGAATGAGTACCACCATCCTGTTTCCCAAGGATGATTTGGAGGACAAAAAACATGAAAAATGA
- the rpmB gene encoding 50S ribosomal protein L28 — protein MAKCEICEKGQMKGHRISINRSQVSRRANRKWKPNVKKVKIVENNGNVKSIYVCTKCMRANKVTRAI, from the coding sequence ATGGCTAAATGTGAAATTTGCGAAAAGGGCCAGATGAAAGGTCATAGAATCAGCATTAACCGTAGTCAGGTTAGTAGACGTGCGAATAGAAAGTGGAAACCCAACGTAAAGAAAGTTAAAATCGTTGAAAATAACGGCAATGTAAAATCTATTTACGTTTGCACAAAATGTATGCGTGCAAATAAAGTTACACGTGCAATCTAA
- the tsaD gene encoding tRNA (adenosine(37)-N6)-threonylcarbamoyltransferase complex transferase subunit TsaD, translating to MKNERDIYILAIESSCDETAAAVVKNGREVLSNVISSQIALHTLYGGVVPEIASRKHIEAIDGVITQALQEAGVTLQEVDAIGVTYGPGLVGALLVGLAEAKALAFAVNKPLIGVHHIEGHICANYIENKDFEPPYMALVVSGGHSHLVYVSDYGKYEILGKTRDDAAGEAYDKVARVIGMGYPGGPKIDAAAKQGNPDAIKFPRVFLEEDSYDFSFSGLKSAVLNYVNKQKMLGEEINPFDIAASFQQSVVEVLVGKAIKAAKGKGLQKIALAGGVASNSALRERMKEACAKEGFQLSIPSPILCTDNAAMIGCAAYYEYLAGVRDGLDLNANPSLKLGER from the coding sequence ATGAAAAATGAAAGAGACATTTATATACTGGCAATAGAAAGCTCCTGTGATGAAACGGCGGCTGCTGTGGTGAAGAACGGACGAGAGGTGCTGTCCAACGTTATTTCCTCACAAATTGCCTTGCATACCCTGTATGGGGGTGTTGTGCCTGAAATCGCCTCCAGAAAGCATATAGAGGCCATTGATGGGGTAATTACACAGGCTTTGCAGGAGGCAGGCGTAACCCTTCAGGAAGTAGATGCAATTGGGGTAACTTATGGTCCCGGTTTGGTGGGAGCGCTTTTGGTTGGCTTGGCAGAGGCGAAGGCTCTTGCTTTTGCAGTAAATAAGCCTTTGATTGGTGTACACCATATTGAAGGGCATATTTGTGCAAACTATATTGAGAATAAGGATTTTGAACCGCCCTACATGGCTTTGGTTGTTTCAGGGGGTCATTCCCACTTGGTTTATGTTTCTGATTATGGCAAGTACGAAATTTTGGGCAAGACTAGGGATGACGCCGCCGGTGAGGCATATGATAAGGTAGCCAGGGTCATTGGAATGGGCTATCCCGGAGGACCCAAAATTGATGCGGCGGCAAAACAAGGAAATCCTGATGCAATTAAATTTCCTCGTGTATTTTTAGAGGAAGATAGTTATGATTTTAGTTTCAGCGGTTTAAAATCAGCCGTTTTAAATTATGTGAATAAGCAAAAGATGTTGGGTGAGGAAATCAATCCTTTTGATATTGCTGCAAGCTTTCAGCAATCCGTTGTAGAGGTTCTGGTGGGAAAAGCAATAAAGGCTGCAAAGGGCAAAGGGCTGCAGAAAATTGCCTTAGCCGGTGGTGTGGCCTCCAATAGCGCTCTGCGAGAAAGAATGAAAGAGGCTTGCGCAAAGGAAGGATTCCAGCTGAGCATTCCTTCCCCTATTCTTTGCACGGATAATGCTGCAATGATTGGGTGTGCGGCGTATTATGAATATTTAGCAGGCGTGCGGGATGGTTTGGATTTGAATGCAAACCCAAGCTTAAAATTAGGAGAACGATGA
- the rlmN gene encoding 23S rRNA (adenine(2503)-C(2))-methyltransferase RlmN: MSKNDLKSMNLEELQLFLADMKEPKFRGKQVFEWIHKKQVSSFEEMTNLSKSLREKLQQNAVLGGVEMVRRLISQVDGTRKYLFALENDSVIESVLMKYEHGNTVCISTQAGCRMGCKFCASTLDGVERNLTAGEMLSQVYEIQKDCGERISGVVLMGSGEPLDNYENVVKFIHLINHPDGQNMGQRHITLSTCGLIEKMYQLEGEHLQITLAVSLHAPNDEIRKSIMPVAKANSMDRLLVACRHYTEITKRRITFEYAMMRGVNDSDDCAKELAKKLRDMLCHVNLIPVNDVKERDYIKSSNDRVKQFAALLQENGVETTIRRKLGSDIDAACGQLRRSHLKDKRELS, from the coding sequence ATGTCGAAAAATGATTTAAAATCTATGAATTTAGAAGAATTGCAGCTTTTTTTGGCTGATATGAAGGAACCAAAGTTTCGTGGGAAACAGGTTTTCGAGTGGATTCATAAAAAACAAGTTTCTTCCTTTGAAGAGATGACAAATCTTTCTAAGAGTTTGCGAGAGAAGCTACAGCAAAATGCAGTTCTCGGTGGCGTGGAAATGGTACGGAGATTGATCTCGCAGGTTGATGGAACAAGAAAATATCTTTTTGCTTTGGAGAATGATTCGGTCATTGAGAGCGTATTGATGAAATATGAGCATGGAAATACTGTGTGCATTTCAACCCAGGCGGGATGTCGTATGGGTTGTAAATTTTGTGCTTCTACATTGGACGGTGTAGAGCGAAATTTGACAGCAGGTGAAATGCTCTCTCAAGTATATGAGATTCAAAAAGATTGCGGTGAGCGTATCAGTGGTGTGGTGCTGATGGGCAGCGGCGAACCTTTGGATAACTATGAAAATGTGGTAAAATTTATACATTTAATCAACCATCCTGATGGGCAGAATATGGGACAAAGGCATATTACCCTTTCAACTTGTGGGTTGATTGAGAAAATGTATCAGTTGGAAGGGGAGCATTTGCAGATTACCCTTGCGGTATCTCTTCATGCGCCCAACGATGAAATTAGAAAGAGCATTATGCCTGTGGCAAAGGCAAATTCTATGGATCGTTTATTGGTTGCTTGCCGTCATTATACGGAGATAACCAAACGGCGGATAACCTTTGAATATGCCATGATGCGTGGAGTTAATGACAGTGATGACTGTGCCAAAGAGTTAGCCAAAAAGCTTCGGGATATGCTTTGCCATGTAAACTTAATTCCTGTGAATGATGTGAAAGAGCGGGATTATATAAAAAGCTCCAATGACAGAGTAAAACAGTTTGCGGCACTGTTGCAGGAAAACGGAGTGGAAACCACTATTCGCAGAAAACTGGGCAGTGACATTGATGCGGCCTGTGGTCAACTAAGACGCAGTCATTTGAAAGACAAAAGAGAATTATCATAG